Below is a genomic region from Dryobates pubescens isolate bDryPub1 chromosome 1, bDryPub1.pri, whole genome shotgun sequence.
AACTTGGCTCTAAAGTTTGACCTTTTGAGAAGCATTTCTAATCTTGTCATACTATGGTGAGATTGCAAGCAACTTGAAGAGTTGTGCTCTTCTGGTAGAAGTGCTACAGGATACAGTCAGGTGCAAAGGTTGTGTAGGACATAGATCGCAACAAAAGTAGGAACTGGAGAGCTGTGCGATGCGACATTATCATTCCTATTTACTTGCATTTTATGTTCCTGAATTCATTTCCTTCACATAATTGGTTTTTTCCACCCCTATTGTAGAGGCATTTAATTTGCAGTCCCCTTGGTTTTATGCAATTGTTAAAATAGTGCAATTTTTCATGTCTGTGTGGATATTATGCAGCATCCACTCTTGTTGATGGTTATATAATGTAGTGAGGGGAAATCACTGTGCAGACCAGTTTAGCTTTACTCTCTTGGCCTCTGCATTGAGGTCAAAAATCAAACTGATTCAAAGGATTTTGCAATTACATCATTGTGCCACTGAAATGCAAGGGCTGGTGTCAATAAATGGATGAGAGGCTAGCACTAGTTGATTTTTAAATGCATGAATTATGAGGCTTCTGGCTCAGATAAGATTTAATGAATTATTAATCCTCATATTTCACAAATCCCATGCTCTTCATTGCCTTATGTCTGTTTATATCTATATTCACTggtcacttttttccccctgtaaatTAAGGGCAAATTAGCAATAAATCAGGTAACAAATTGTAGCCATCccacattttgttttgtttgacaCAGATTATTTGTACATCTAAATGCCATAAGACAATTATGTTCATGTAATAAGACCTCCTGCAGAATACAGTCACAGTGTCTCATCCAGTACTTTCTAGACTAACCCCTTAACTGCTATTTAAAGCTACCATGAGAGAGCAATACgcatattttaaaaagaaatatagCCTTAACTTAAAAACATCAAGGGACAGAGATGGCTCGGCACTgttatgtgatttttttccaaagcattGCTGGTGTACTGAATAAATATACCATCCAAATGAAGAGACAGCTGAATGCAGTGCGAAAGGACCCCATTGTAAGCCACAGATAGAACCCGGCTAGCAACAGAGTGTCCTTGTCCTTCTGGGGCCATCTGCACTGAAGTTTCACTGTGTTTTCCACAGCCACCACACTTGCAACAgggcagcagagatgctggTAGGGAGCAGAGTATGCCTTAGGGCAGCTTGTGGGGTTCAGAACCTCCATTCACCTTAGGCATTCATGCAGTCTCTCTTTTGAATCTGCTTTGGACCAGGGTTATAATTCTCTCATAAGTGTGTTGGCTTCAGAAAAGCACATTAAACCCATATTTAAACAACAAGCCCGCACGAGGTTTGGTTTCTGACGGTATTGTATTTGTTACAAActagcagcagccctggcttggGAAGAAGCTGTTCTGCAAATGGCAaacctcacagaatcagagaattgttagagttggaagggacctcaaggatcatctagttccaacccccctgccatgggcagggacccctcccactagatcaggttgcccagagccacatccagcctggccttaaaaacctccagggatgagtctGGGCAGGCATAGTGTTGGTGTTGCCTCTCCTATTAGTTTCCACGTGCTTTGTTTCTCAGTGTATAAAAACAGTGCACCTTATGTGTGAAACATATAGGAAACCCTAAAACTACACTACAACGTTCATGTGTGCAACATTTTATCCCAGCAGTCATGGAAACGGCTCACTAATAAGGAGCTTTGATGTGTTTCACTACCCATTAGCCATCTGAATTCCTGCACATCTTTTCTCTTCTAGTGACATTTGCAGCTTGCTTACAGGTGTTAACCCAAGGCACAGCTGAAGCAACTGCTACTTGGGCCAGAGAAAAATGACATCCCATAATAAGCACATGTCTCTAGATCATGGTGTTGAGCATCATTGTAACTGCTTACATGACTCCTTCCAATGTTTAACAAGAGAAAACTTTGACACAGAGTTAATCAGAAGATGCCATGTGTGAGTGTCCCTGCTCAGGACTAACCCTTACTTAGGAATAGCTCTGCTCATGCCTTTTCTTGAGTTGTCATTAATTCTTGAAATACAGGGGAGGAAAATGCCTTCACTTTAGGAGCTTTTTCACTTGTTGGCATTTCAGGATTTAGACCTCTTTGCCAGCAGCATGAGCTTCAGAGGAGAGAAGCAGTTGCATGACCACAAATCATAATACACAGTAAATTAAGCCACTGCACCCACGTGataggagcaggaggagagtgtGAGCAGAAGGTACAGTTTAGCAAATTGGAGCTTGGCAAGGCATACAAGTAAATTCCCCTCCTCTCTAGAAGCTGCTGTGAGGGTTTCTTGTCTGGGAGCAGTTTAGACCTTTGTATCATGTGACAGTGGCAGAAGGGTGCCAGTAGGATGAAGGCTGTGGCAGCAGTCCAGGAACAACCTAGCAAGCCATTGACAAGCTCTTGTGTATCTCATCCTGATAGTGACTCGAGCACAAGTCAGCTGAGGTCATGATCTGCAGAGGTATATTTCTGCTTGGGAGAAAAACTCTGAGGAGATGTATTTCTATCCCAGCTTACCCCAGAAGGGGAAACAACTCATCTGACATCTCACCTTTTAGGGCCAGGAGTATTCTGACACAGCATCCTCCCACCTATTTTTTTAATTGGGACTCTTGTCTAGCATTGCCAAAGAATGTACTCCCCTGCAGTAGGTGTGTTTGTCTCTTCATTGATCTGACCAGCTTTGTGTGCACTAACTCCCCAGATACAGGTGCTAGGTAAAATGAAGCAGGAACCTTTAGAGCTGGCTAAAAGTAAAGAAAATGACATAACTGAGAGTGCTCCTGTTACTGCAGGAATGTTTGTTATGCTCCAGCACCACCTTCCACAGTCTGTCAGTACTCATGGATTGATAGAGCTGGTAGGAACAGGCCAAACTTGcccataaaacaaacaaacaaaaaattctcAAACACTCTCCCAGTACCTGCTTTCCATTTGTGCCCCACATGGGGCAAGAAATAAGTGTAGATGCATTGCTTGGCTCTGACAAAGCCAGGCAGCGGCGGACAGAATTACAACTGGAACGCATATTGGTGGGATGAGCTGCTGATCCATTTGCACAGTAATGTGCTATATTTAAGTCACGCATCATGGCATCTTCAAAGAGGCCAGTCATAATTATGATGGATTAGACTGCAGAGTCAGTTCTAGATGCAGTAATTGTTTCACAGATGCTGCTGATGTGACTTGAATTTCTAATGAGGTATAGCTGAAGGAAAATATGCAGAGCTTTCTAAACGGTCTGGATAAAATACAGTTATGGGAACAAGAAGAAAGGCTAAGTGTTATGCTTAGGGAGAAGTAGATTTACTTCAAGAGGCAGACAGTTCACCCCACAGCAATTGTAAAGAGCATAGAGGCATTGAAAGGTATGGTCTGCTTAGTACTATCATCAAGTGTATCTTCCTAGTGTCCAGTTAAAACCAGTAATAAAGTTATCACTGCCATTTCTCTTTTGCCAGATTTAAATTACAAATAATTGCCATGATTTGTGGCTGCTTTACCATGATTTGTACTCAGGTGTGACTCAAGGGTTGTGAATAACTGACTGTAGACAGAAGTATAAAGCAAAGTCACCACAATGCTGGATGCATTTCCCAAAAAGGCAAATCTGTCACTTTTAGTTAACGAGTTAACAATATTTGAAAGAACCACATGATTCCTGTGTCCTCTGCAGTGCCTAACACCCACCTCTTTTACACTGGATGTGATCAGAATTTGGGGGAGCCAGTTGACTTAGGAGGTCTTGAAGAATACCACCAATTATTACAGGTTATCACCTGTGTCACACAGTGAAGTAACCTTGTGGGTTTTGAGGACGGCGTGAACCGAAGACTCTTTTCTGAGGTGCATATGTGCTCCTCTGAGGGGTTTGCAAGCCAAGTTTAGAGAAGTTGGGCAGCCCCCACTTCTAAACAAAAAGATGTTTCAGCTATCAGTAAGGAGTTGAGAAGGAAGATTGTCTGAGAACTCTGTGAAGGAATTTAGTTGCAACCCACACAGTACACCGGAATacaagcagcagggcagaatttTGAGAGCCAGAGCAAGTTTCTCACAATTCAGTTACACAGACTAAAActttttttaaagaagtaaATATGTTAGAAGCAGCTCAACAGCACAGTGTTAATTACCATGGTGCCTTTTATTTCAGCTCATACTTGGCAAAATACAGCAGCCTACATACGTCTGAGTTGTGGTTCAGCTGCAGTTTCTAGGTATGAAAGGTGTGAAGGCAAAGAATGGTTTCCAAATTAGGCTGACATTTTCTTTTTGAGACACTCTGGGAGCATCATTCTGCTGCTGGGCCTAGAATGACACATCAGAGGAATCCTTTTCATGCTGCTTTCTGTTAAGTGGGGAGTATCATCTCCCTGGGAAAGCTGCACAGGCTCATGTCTTGTGGTACTTCATTCAAAGCTAGGTTGGGAAATATACTGAAATATATCTAGAAGGGAAGAAGCCTATGTTAGCTTGTCAAGAGAATAAGCTAGATGGACAAACATTCTTTTCCATCTCCCTGTTCTTACCTTTCCCTTCAaaaactctttttcttttttaaagtacTGTTATTTGCAGAGAAAACTTCTCCACTACTGTCATACAAAACATAAGTTGagtacagaaagaaaagaaaaaacttcaggaggtcaaaagTAAATCTAAACCCAGGTTTGGGATAAGGAGGAGGTAGGCACAAGTCATCGTACAGATGCTTGTGAGTCAAGATGTATGTTTGAATTGCCCTGATACTGAAATcagagctgcaaagcagagaggaTTCTGCTGAATGGAATGAATAATActacttttaaaagcattttagaATCATATCACCCcaagcaaacagacaaaaatatCGTGTAGGATAAATGCGTGAGATGAACAACCATGACAGGATAAATTTCTCACTACAGCATTCCTTCCCAAGTAGTGGCAATACCACCAGCTGCTTGTAGGACTTCTGTAGTTCAACCAGGGATAACCTGGTAAAGGAGAACCTTTCAGATTCCCCTTCAtgcaaaccaaaaataaaagcttCAGGACAAAGATATGCGTGATCCAAATTTTCCCTGTGCAATCTCACATCTGTAGGACCCTCTGTCAGTCTGTCCTCTGTCATTTGTGATTGCTTGAGAACCGTAAAGCCAACAAAGAATAAATTACAAGCAAAGTCAAACAAGGGCATTATCTATGTGAACTGGAACTGTGAATCCTAGGAAGATCCATGTGAACAGGATTAGCTTGTCATTGTATGGAATTTGTTCACTGCACATTGTCAGTACTTTTATCCAATGAAAAACTTCATTTTATAAGGAAAATATAAAGAGTGCATAAGAAAATAGGATTTTACTtgcaaagaaagaaggaaaggaaaaaaccaacctaGCTCCACAGCCGAGAGGCTCAGTTCAAACCCCAAATGCATAGCTTAAGCCATGCTTGATCTCTATATGCAAAATTGAATGGATATTAATACCTGAAAAAATACCACATCAAACCTTTCCAAAATCTCTAGATTTGTTTCTCTTAACATTACCAAGATGTTGATGAACTGTAGGAGTTCCTAAGGACAGCAGTCAAACATGGCTTTGTCTCACATGTACTGTGCCACTTGCATGGTCTTTAGGAATGCCAGCTTAAAAAATCTTGTCAGACAGCTGAAgacagagaaaaggaggttttCCCTTCTAATTGGCAAGCTTGGAGGCAATAATCCTTCGAGTCACACAAAGGGGTTTGGCACACTTAATCAAGTAACAGGATTAGCACCAAGTCTGGGAACCATGGTTTCGGCATGACTTTCTGCCTTAGCAAGGAGACAAAGTGATGACAGAGTAGTCTGCAAATCATTCAAAAGCAGAGAATATTTTTTACACCATTAGGAGAAATGCTTTTTGGTAAAATAGCTGCTTATGTTTTAAATGGGGGGAAAGAGTCACTCCGTATTTTCACTCTCTGGAAGAAGAAATcttcaagaatttcttcttgaaggaaggaagaaagaaagaaagggagacaCAGGGCTGCAAAATGTGACAGGACAGTGAAATATCCCCCAGATGTGTTTGCTCCCCTCATGTTGTGCATGAAAGCTGGTCAGGACAATGGGTGCTTGAATGCTGCAGGAATTATCAGTAATTTGTGTCCATTTATGGATAGTGAACTTGACTTAGATCCTCTCccgtttcttttctctttcagatCCGTTCAGAGGGTAGCCTTGTGGATGGCCCCGGAGCAGGCCAGATGGAACAGGACAGAACCAACCATGTTGATGGCAATAGATTGAGTCCATTTCTAATACCACAACCTTCTCACGTTTGCCAAGCAGAGCCGTCTGCAGTGAAGCTACAGAATGGAAGTCCAGCAACAGAGAGGCCCGAAGTTGAAGTAAATGGAGACCACAAGCAGCTATTCATTAAAAGCAACTATGGAGTGCCCCACCTGAAGGGAAGCCCAAACAGCCGTGTTAGTCCCGACCTTTTACAAGAAAAGAAAGTGTACTCCAAATACCTGCAAAATGGTGGGATAAAACGCACCTTCAGTGAGCCCTCTCTGTATGGACTTCATGAGAGCAAGAAAGTGAAGCAAGAGGTAAATGGAGAAAAAGCTGAGCCAGAAGACAATAAAGAAAAACCAAGCATCTCCAATTGTTATAGTGAAAGGAAATCTGAGATTTTGACAGGACAAGAAAATGAAGCTTCAGATTTGATACAGTCTACAAGATACAACAGTGGTGGTTCAGAAAACCCTCATGATGTCCTGATTCAGGATGAACAGGAGCAGGAAAACATTCATTGCCACAATAGGGACATTGTCTTACTACTTAAGAACAAGGCAGTGCCAATGCCTAATGGTGCTACAGTTTCTGCCTCTTCCATGGAAAGCATGCATGGTGAACTCCTGGAGAAAACACTGTCTCAATATTATCCAGAACATGTTTCCATAGCAATGCAGAAGAACACATCTCATATCAATGCCATTACCAGTCAGGCTACTAATGAGTTGTCTTACAAGACAGCACATTCATCCCATACCTCAGGGCAGATCACttctccacagacctcaaaCTCTGAGCTGCCTCAAGTGCCAGCTGTAGTGGTTACTGAGGTCTACAACACAGAAGACTCCAGTAAACCACCTGTACTGCTAGGTAGCTGTTCACTTCAGAAACCAGAACTACAGCTACAGCAACATATTCCAAGCTATGATCCACACCAATTACCCATAGGAAATAGTACTGTTTGTGGAAACACAGGGCAGGTTCCCAACCATGACCTCTCTCTAAGTTCCAGCAGTAACCTGCGAGCTCAGAGCACCACTCTGGAAAGGTTTTCTGAGCAAGCAGAAAATAATGGTGCTTACTTTACACACAACTCAATGTTTCACAAAGATTCCTCCACTCCTCCTGCTCCGGACGTGAATACTGCACCATCTGTTGTGGTGCTAGAAGGACACAGTTCCTATGACAACAGATGTGATGAAACTCTTCCTGGGGAAATAAAGAACGAAGGACAGCAAGGACCACTGTCAGAAAGTCCCAGCCTCAGCCACCAACAACTGCACCCTCAGCAGAGACTTCCACAGCAGGCACAAACGTCACAAGAAGATGTCAATGAAAGCCCcccacaagctgctgtggcCGCCTCAAttcagcagctcccagaagAAATTACACCGGTGCTAGAGCCTCCCCTCCAGAACCTGCAAGGGCGTGGAAGTGAGGGTGACTTAAAGCAACACTATCAGCACTTCCCAGGACACAGAGAACCTGAGATTCCTCCTGACAAAGAGAAGGACCAAGTGAAAGAGCCTGTGCAACAGGCTCAACATTATTCAAAGCCAGCCTGGATAGAACTGGTTCCCACCCAGTTTCGCCAGGGAGAGCCTCCCCAAAAGCCCAGCGAAGCATATTTACGATCAATTCTTCAGTTCCAGGCACACACAGCTGAAACAACCTATACAAAGCAGTATGCCGGAAGCCCTGATGCATTAAAGGGGCCTTCAGGACAGCCCCAGAGCCAGAAGATAATGCAACAGGAACAAATTCCTCCCCCGTACAAAAGCGAAAACTCACAGCCACAGCCGCGTCCCACAGCTGACCAGCAGCTGCCATTCCAGAAACACACCACGCAGCCACAGCTCACGAAGGTGGATTCTCTGCTCAAGTCCCAAGTCCAGCAGCAACATTTCCAGCAAAGACCAGAGCAGCCAGCCGAACAGCCTTTAGGGGCCCCACTGAAACAGCAGCACCTGAATCCCCCATCAAGGGAAAAAGAACCATTCTTGCATTCACACATTCTGCAACAGATGCTTCAAAAACAAGCACAGCAGGTGCAACTGCCTTGTGCTCCTCAGTTAACCCCAAACCAGCAACAGGCGCTGCAAATGAAAAGTAAAGACCTGCCCCAAACCATTTCCCACTCCCAAAGcaatgctgagcagctgctagACAGGACATCCTTCAATCAACTTAAAGCAGATGAATGTTTTCAACCTGGGAATAAGTACATGAAATCAGCTGCATTCCCACTGCATAACCCTCAGCTAAGCCTGGAGCAGGTACAGAGCATGAACAACAAAGCTCCCCTTTACACTCAGAAAGGAAACGCTAgtctgcagcatccctgcccaaACAACATGCATTTGGTTcctgagaagaaagaaaacaccacaACTGCTGAATGCTTCGGAGCCAACAAAATGCAGGACTTGCAACATGTGCAGTATTTTCCCAATAACTTGACTGCAAAGCAAGATGTGAATCACTGTTTTCAAGAACAAGAGCAACAGACACAACAACCTTCAGTTATGCAGCTACCACCACTCCAGCAAACACAATGCTACGGTGGTAGCCTGAACCAAGATCTCCCAAGTCAACAAGCTACGCAGATTCCTCAGCGGTACTTACCACACAGCCAGCAAACTGTCCCACACTCCCAAGAGCAGCGAGGTTGTCATTCGCAGTCCCAAACCACTAAGGATTTTCAAAAGCATGCTGCTCTGAGGTGGCATCTTCTGCAAAAACAGGAGCAACAAGCATACCAGCAACCCAAACCCGAGACTGGTCCCGGTGCAGCACGCAAGCCTATCAAAATCGAGGCTGGCACAAAGTCTAACGTCTGCATGCGCCCGTCGGCTGGacagctggaaaacaaaatgtggaaaaaaacaattaaacaaGAGAATCAGCACTTTGGCTGTGAGAACATGCAACAAAAGAGCATCATTGAGACAATGGAACAGCAGCTAAAACAAATACAGGTCAAATCACTGTTTGATCACAAGACTTTTACTCTCAAGTCACCCAAACATGTGAAGGTTGAAACAGCAGGCCCTATTACCATCCTATCCAGAAACACCAGTGCTGCAGACTTTGATACTCAGACCCCAATCTCAGATCAACAAGCAAACTCGTCTGCTgagaaaaccccaaccaaaagaACAGCTGGAACTGTTCTCAATAATTTTTTAGACTCACCTTCCAAGTTATTGGATACTCCTGTAAAAAATTTATTGGACACACCTGCCAAAACCCAGTATGATTTCCCATCTTGCAGCTGTGTTGGTAAGTGCTGAGACATACTAAAAATTTCACAGGAAGGAAATGAGCCTTCCAGTTAGGATCAGGGGGTTAGCTGGATCCTTTTGTTGGAAGATTTTCTGgatttggctggttggttggttttgttgtttggatcATTAATTAGTAAAGACTTAAAATTGTGATTTTATACACTTACCCAACCCTGCACGGGGGCCCTTTCTCAATATTTTATAAAGCAATTACCTAGTTGCTTTTTCAGTCAGAATGTTTATGGCCAGTAATGCATCCCCTCACATTCATTCTCCTTGAACAGCAGACATGTAATGACAACACACTGATAAAAAGTAGGTCATAACTTCATAATCTAATGTATTCATCAAGGTCAGATACAGTCCTGGGTCTAAAACCTGAGATCTTTACTCTGTTCTTTGCTTTAATAGTGAAATTGCTGAAGTTTCCCCAAGTAAAGCCTAAGCAAAGAAAGGACAACGGATTATTCCTTACTTGTTGCAAGAGTTTGTCCTCCTTTTCACACACTTGTCTCCTGCAAGAATAAAACAGATCAGCATTTTCCTAGAGAAGctactgaagcagcagcaaaaaagcAACAAGGGGGACCCTCGTTATTTCTTCATGCTATACACAAACTCCAAAAGAGAAGAATAGAGCCGAGGGAAGCAAAGCAGAGTGACACACATGGCCCATAGCCCCAGCTTCCATACAGCACTGACACTGCACATAGCCAGGTCTAAAAGGTGCTTTCGGGCTCCACTGGAAAAACTGCTTAGGCTGAGATAAAAGGTTCAGCactaaaaatggaaaaaatatatatccTTGTTACAGTTTCACTTAGTGGGATTTCATACCAACTATAAAAGAGGAAAGTTGAACCAATACTCCTCCAAAACTGCAAAATGGATCTTTCTGCCTTTTCAAACACTTGGGACATGTCTCAGAGATGATGCGTGGGAACAAAAAGAGGAGGTAGTGGATTTCCAAAGCTCATAAAAAGAAAACTGGAAGCCAGTTCCTTGCTGTTCCTTGTTGTTTTATAATAAAGAACCTACACAATTTAGAGATGTTTTTTTCAAGCACAGAAGTTGGTTTTTTCTTCAGACTGTTTCTCCAATGTGGTTGGCACAAGTGTTTCTGGCAATCATGTCATTATTCTCACAGTTTTTTCAGCCAGTACTGAAACCACTAACTAAGCAAAAGGGCTTATTTTCCACTTGCATATTAATTCTTCAGTCTTAGCAGACCCTCTACAAAATAAAGCTTGCACAAAACTTAGTTCCCATGCTCTCTGAATTCCCCACTGCTGCAGCGTAATTGATAgggcttattgctctctcctgCCAATACTTGTTCTTAGGAAGATTAAACTGAGCCATTCTCCCATTTACATGTTCAGGTTTACAGTGTGTCCTCAGCATGCTTCCCAAGGCTCTACATCACTTTGTCCAGCCCTTGGAGTTAGCATGGAATAAAGTTAGCCCTCAACCAAGTCTGTACAGCTCCACCACTTGTTCCTAAacccaagcagagcctggccattTCTTTCTCATTGCTGGAGCTTGCCTCCTGATAACTAAATATGTGGCACATGTTGTGAATGCTGACATGGTCCTACCTACACACAGAAAACTCAGGCCACACTCTTAGCATACAAGCATTTTGTCTAAGCCTTGTGCAGGATTTCTTTCAGCAAAGTTGCCTTTTTTATCATTTCACAGAGTCTTGCTGTGTGGGTGGCAGAAATTCTCCATGTAACCTTACTGGCCACTTTCTCAAGCTGTAGGTTGCTACCCTGTAACACGTCTGCTGAAAACCAAGTACTGTACAGCTCACTAACATCAGTATTTAAAACTGTTATTCTGTTTATCCTCCTTCCTAGAcactgggagaggaggaagtgggAGAAGGAGAAACAACTGTATGATGATAACAGGAAAATGCCTTTTGAATTTCAGTGTGGAGCCCAAGATGCGAAACAACTGTGCTAGCAAGAGGCACACAGCCTGTTTGCAGGATTAGCCACGTGCTTTGCATGCTTTGTACAAATTGCATGGGCTTTAGACATAAGTGGTTGAAAACTCTGACCCCAGACCTGTACAGCAGTGTTCCAACAAGCTAGATGTAAGCTTTGCAATGTGACTTTTTTGCATTACAGAATCAAGCTTCAAAGTAAtaacctttgttttgttttaaacagagCAAATTATTGAAAAAGATGAAGGTCCTTTCTATACCCATCTAGGAGCCGGTCCTAATGTGGCAGCTATTAGAGAAATCATGGAAGAAAGGTAATTAGTGCAAAGGCACAGGGCAGATTAACATTTATCCTTTTGTGGATATCAGAATTTTTCCAGCTTTTGCACATAGAGAAATAAACAATTGCAAATCAAGTAATTACTTGTAGGCTTAGCTACTCCAGGGTTGCCAACACTACGCACTGTGCTATtcaccagagagtcacaatatTTGACAGGGCTAATAGtctgctggctggcacaggctgtgcacTTCGAGACAGATGCCAGCAAACCCAAGCAGGAACAAGTATTCACCAGCCTGCCAAGCAAGATGGTTGGCAGTGCCTGCAAAAGCAGGCATGGACCTGGTGTTCCCTCTGGGTAGGAGAATGCCAAGGTAGAAGGAAGATGAAGAGCAGAATACCAAACTCCAAAATTAGCTCTCCCCTGCCAAATTGCTAGCCCTGAAGAGCTAAATCTAActtggtcacatccagaggagcACTACAGAGTTGTTGGATAGGATTTCAGCCCAAGAACTGATGAGTagttttggggaaaaaacatttcttttcctcagatCACTGCACAAAACCAGCCTTATCTTAACTGTGGACAATCCCTGTATTGTGTTGCATCCCATGATACATTTATTACATCTAAGCCAACCAAACCAGGAATTTTGAGCAGCACAGAATGGATACATGATCTGTGCTGTTTAAAAATACATGTATGCACAAAAGCCACCAGTCTTTCAAAGGCTTTTCAATTAAGAACTCTCACAAAAgtaacttctgcactgtgagttCTGCCTTACTTGTAGCTGTTTGCTTGCACAGACACTATTAGTCAGATTTTGAGAGGTGTCTGGGAATTCAGTTTCCCTCTgaacaaataagcaaacaaaacgCTCCCCAGTAAGTCAGAGAGAGATGGGGAAAtctgggctccagaactgcaaagAAGCTCCAATTAGCTGAACCAAAAGCTGTGCCTGAGCTAAGGAGCACTGTTTCTTGGCAAGGTCTGTTAGCTTGTGCTCATCTCTGCACAACCACTAAGGGGATATTAAACCCTTCAGATTGCCTCCAggtcctttctctttcttagcACCTTCTTCACTGTGACTCCTGTGCAGTGCTTGCCCCATGCTTGTTTTCAGCTTTGTGAGCAGCTTGAATGAACATAAGCTGCAAAAATCAGCTTCTTCCTGTGGAGGGGGAATGAACACTGACCCTCCTGAGAAG
It encodes:
- the TET2 gene encoding methylcytosine dioxygenase TET2, with protein sequence MSARLRDAAEIRSEGSLVDGPGAGQMEQDRTNHVDGNRLSPFLIPQPSHVCQAEPSAVKLQNGSPATERPEVEVNGDHKQLFIKSNYGVPHLKGSPNSRVSPDLLQEKKVYSKYLQNGGIKRTFSEPSLYGLHESKKVKQEVNGEKAEPEDNKEKPSISNCYSERKSEILTGQENEASDLIQSTRYNSGGSENPHDVLIQDEQEQENIHCHNRDIVLLLKNKAVPMPNGATVSASSMESMHGELLEKTLSQYYPEHVSIAMQKNTSHINAITSQATNELSYKTAHSSHTSGQITSPQTSNSELPQVPAVVVTEVYNTEDSSKPPVLLGSCSLQKPELQLQQHIPSYDPHQLPIGNSTVCGNTGQVPNHDLSLSSSSNLRAQSTTLERFSEQAENNGAYFTHNSMFHKDSSTPPAPDVNTAPSVVVLEGHSSYDNRCDETLPGEIKNEGQQGPLSESPSLSHQQLHPQQRLPQQAQTSQEDVNESPPQAAVAASIQQLPEEITPVLEPPLQNLQGRGSEGDLKQHYQHFPGHREPEIPPDKEKDQVKEPVQQAQHYSKPAWIELVPTQFRQGEPPQKPSEAYLRSILQFQAHTAETTYTKQYAGSPDALKGPSGQPQSQKIMQQEQIPPPYKSENSQPQPRPTADQQLPFQKHTTQPQLTKVDSLLKSQVQQQHFQQRPEQPAEQPLGAPLKQQHLNPPSREKEPFLHSHILQQMLQKQAQQVQLPCAPQLTPNQQQALQMKSKDLPQTISHSQSNAEQLLDRTSFNQLKADECFQPGNKYMKSAAFPLHNPQLSLEQVQSMNNKAPLYTQKGNASLQHPCPNNMHLVPEKKENTTTAECFGANKMQDLQHVQYFPNNLTAKQDVNHCFQEQEQQTQQPSVMQLPPLQQTQCYGGSLNQDLPSQQATQIPQRYLPHSQQTVPHSQEQRGCHSQSQTTKDFQKHAALRWHLLQKQEQQAYQQPKPETGPGAARKPIKIEAGTKSNVCMRPSAGQLENKMWKKTIKQENQHFGCENMQQKSIIETMEQQLKQIQVKSLFDHKTFTLKSPKHVKVETAGPITILSRNTSAADFDTQTPISDQQANSSAEKTPTKRTAGTVLNNFLDSPSKLLDTPVKNLLDTPAKTQYDFPSCSCVEQIIEKDEGPFYTHLGAGPNVAAIREIMEERFGQKGKAIRIERVVYTGKEGKSSQGCPIAKWVVRRSSQEEKLLCLVRERAGHTCETAVIVILILVWEGIPTSLADRLYSELTDTLRKYGTLTNRRCALNEERTCACQGLDPETCGASFSFGCSWSMYYNGCKFARSKIPRKFKLMGDDPKEEEKLESHLQNLSTLMAPTYKKLAPDAYNNQIEYEHRAPECRLGLKEGRPFSGVTACLDFCAHAHRDLHNMQNGSTLVCTLTREDNREIGQTPEDEQLHVLPLYKVSDVDEFGSTEGQEEKKRNGSIQVLTSFRRKVRMLAEPVKTCRQRKLEAKKAAAEKLSSLENGSSKAERDKSAAARNKQGNSEAAGHAKQLADLLRLSGPATQQQQQQQQHPQHALPNNPQSNSLNSYPGSGSANLYGRLPNPASAYPSSSYTSDPYGGSNHMNLYTTSSQPVGSYLNSSSPMNPYSGSLSQNNQYPPYQCNGNIPMDNCPSYLGSYPSQHQHMDLYSCQSQDHMSKLSLPPIQTLYQHRFGNNQSFGPKYLNYGNQNIQVDSFNNCTLRPNVHHVGSFSSYSTHEADSHFMEVASRLKSNLSNLSMDYASRSKTSDHHHMQPLPHLARDYHSAPSMFSATPNSLHLQNKDSEMISHAVNGLSNMLPGQNHDRTTPQGGLDKTDVLNPEKAEDPDEVWSDSEQNFLDPEIGGVAVAPSHGSILIECAKRELHATTPLKNPNRNHPTRISLVFYQHKSMNEPKHGLALWEAKMAEKAREKEEECEKYGPDYVPQKSYGKKAKREPAEPHEPSEPTYLRFIKSLAQRTLSVTTDSTVTTSPYAFTRVTGPYNRYI